One part of the Caproiciproducens sp. CPB-2 genome encodes these proteins:
- the tuf gene encoding elongation factor Tu, translated as MAKAKFDRSKPHVNIGTIGHVDHGKTTLTAAITKVLNFSGEADFVDYANIDKAPEERERGITINTAHVEYQTAARHYAHVDCPGHADYVKNMITGAAQMDGAILVVSAADGPMPQTREHILLARQVGVPYIVVFMNKVDQVDDPELLDLVEMEIRDLLNEYEFPGDDTPIIRGSALTALESKSTDTDAPEYKCIHELMDAVDSFIPTPERKSDLPFLMPVEDVFTITGRGTVATGRVERGMAKVGEEVEIIGLTEERRKSVITGLEMFKKTLDFAEAGDNVGVLLRGIQRTEIERGQVLAKPGTIHPHTKFRGQVYVLTKDEGGRHTPFFNNYRPQFYFRTTDVTGVISLPEGTEMCMPGDNVEMDVELITPIAIEEGLRFAIREGGHTVGSGVVIKINAQ; from the coding sequence TGGTACTATCGGCCACGTTGACCATGGCAAGACCACGTTGACGGCAGCGATCACCAAGGTCCTTAACTTCAGCGGCGAGGCTGATTTCGTTGACTATGCGAATATTGATAAGGCTCCTGAAGAGAGAGAGCGCGGTATTACCATCAACACCGCTCACGTTGAGTATCAGACGGCTGCCCGTCACTATGCTCACGTTGACTGCCCGGGCCATGCCGACTATGTAAAGAACATGATCACCGGCGCTGCTCAGATGGACGGTGCTATCCTGGTTGTTTCCGCTGCTGACGGCCCAATGCCGCAGACCAGAGAGCACATCCTTCTGGCCCGTCAGGTCGGCGTACCTTATATTGTTGTATTCATGAACAAGGTTGACCAGGTTGACGACCCCGAGCTCCTTGACCTTGTCGAGATGGAAATCCGTGACCTTCTGAACGAGTACGAGTTCCCGGGCGACGACACACCGATCATCCGCGGCTCCGCTCTTACAGCTCTCGAGTCCAAATCTACGGATACGGATGCTCCGGAGTACAAATGCATTCATGAGCTGATGGACGCTGTCGACAGCTTTATCCCGACTCCTGAGCGTAAATCCGACCTTCCTTTCCTTATGCCTGTTGAAGACGTCTTCACCATTACCGGCCGTGGTACTGTTGCTACCGGCAGAGTTGAGCGTGGTATGGCTAAGGTCGGCGAAGAAGTTGAGATCATCGGTCTGACCGAAGAGCGCAGAAAGTCTGTTATCACAGGTCTGGAAATGTTCAAAAAGACCCTTGACTTCGCAGAGGCCGGCGATAATGTCGGTGTTCTTCTCCGTGGTATCCAGAGAACGGAAATTGAGCGCGGCCAGGTTCTTGCAAAGCCGGGAACCATTCATCCGCACACAAAGTTTCGCGGCCAGGTTTACGTCCTGACCAAGGATGAAGGCGGCCGTCATACTCCTTTCTTCAACAACTATCGTCCTCAGTTCTATTTCAGAACCACAGACGTCACAGGCGTTATCTCTCTTCCGGAAGGCACTGAGATGTGCATGCCCGGCGATAACGTCGAAATGGACGTTGAGCTGATCACTCCGATCGCTATTGAAGAGGGCCTCCGCTTCGCTATCCGTGAAGGCGGCCACACAGTTGGCTCCGGCGTTGTTATCAAGATCAACGCTCAGTAA
- a CDS encoding CapA family protein, giving the protein MKKDQNNLSRVVFRVCLAVVLAGACVASMVLFLQNQGNGKAGLPSGVSAPVHAAASSEAESKPVQKPVSVTILGVGDDLIHDVIYKQAQSRTGGKGFDFSPVYTRIAADIKNADISVINQETPIAGKIAPPSGYPRFNSPTELGDELVNLGFDVINHANNHVLDKNEAGLAATLDYWATKPSVKVVGAYRDEEDLQNIRIVESKGIKTAHIGITEMTNGLYLPKNSKYRLIYANETELIEKLIKKAKSMADVVVISVHWGNENTYTLSDKQKTLAQNMVDWGADIIFGNHPHVLQKLTVLTRKDGTQCPVIFAFGNLVSAQQSGDNMVGGILTVTMTKDFTTNKTIFTDMKFKPIVTHYGKGCAGITIYPLSQYTDALAAAHGVKRYTPAFSLKYINNIVNQSIPKEYLQKD; this is encoded by the coding sequence ATGAAGAAGGATCAAAACAATCTATCCCGGGTCGTTTTCCGTGTGTGTCTGGCTGTGGTTCTGGCAGGCGCTTGTGTTGCCTCCATGGTCTTATTCCTGCAGAATCAGGGAAATGGAAAGGCTGGGCTGCCGTCCGGCGTATCCGCGCCGGTGCATGCGGCGGCTTCGTCGGAAGCGGAGTCAAAACCGGTTCAAAAGCCGGTTTCCGTTACGATTCTGGGCGTCGGCGACGACCTGATTCACGATGTGATCTATAAGCAGGCGCAGAGCCGGACGGGAGGGAAGGGCTTTGATTTTTCTCCGGTTTATACGCGCATAGCGGCGGATATCAAGAATGCGGACATCTCCGTCATCAATCAGGAAACACCGATTGCGGGAAAAATCGCGCCGCCGTCGGGTTATCCGCGCTTCAACTCACCTACGGAATTGGGGGACGAGCTGGTCAATCTGGGGTTTGACGTCATTAATCACGCCAACAACCATGTTTTGGACAAAAACGAAGCGGGCCTTGCCGCCACGCTGGACTACTGGGCGACCAAACCGTCCGTAAAGGTCGTGGGCGCCTACCGCGATGAGGAAGATTTGCAGAATATCCGGATCGTGGAATCGAAGGGAATCAAAACCGCCCATATTGGCATTACGGAAATGACAAACGGGCTTTATCTTCCCAAAAATTCCAAATACCGGCTGATTTACGCAAACGAAACCGAACTGATAGAAAAACTGATCAAAAAAGCAAAATCAATGGCGGACGTCGTGGTTATCTCCGTGCATTGGGGAAATGAGAATACCTACACACTTTCGGACAAGCAGAAAACGCTTGCGCAGAATATGGTCGATTGGGGAGCGGATATCATTTTTGGGAATCACCCCCATGTTTTGCAGAAGCTGACGGTCCTGACCCGGAAGGACGGGACGCAGTGCCCTGTCATTTTTGCGTTCGGCAACCTTGTTTCCGCCCAGCAGAGCGGGGACAATATGGTCGGCGGCATTCTGACCGTTACGATGACCAAGGATTTTACAACGAACAAAACGATCTTTACGGATATGAAATTCAAGCCGATCGTCACGCACTACGGCAAGGGATGCGCGGGTATTACGATCTATCCGCTTAGCCAGTACACGGACGCTCTGGCCGCCGCTCACGGGGTAAAGCGCTATACTCCGGCGTTCAGCCTGAAATACATCAACAATATTGTCAATCAGAGTATTCCAAAAGAATATCTGCAGAAAGATTGA
- a CDS encoding ECF transporter S component: MNTITNEKKSAKLLDTRGIAQIGILSAIAAVLMVVEIPLWFAPSFYKIDLSELPVLIGSFAMGPFAGVVIELVKILLYLIIHGSSTGGVGDIANFIIGCSFVIPSALIYRHHKSKKSALIGMAVGTFTLIVAGSLLNAFVLLPFYAKVFNMPLDALVAMGHAVNPSINDLTSFVMLAVAPFNLLKGVLVSAVTMLTYKRVSPILHNRIGRR; this comes from the coding sequence ATGAATACGATTACAAATGAAAAAAAGTCAGCGAAATTATTGGATACCAGAGGCATCGCGCAAATCGGAATTCTGTCCGCGATTGCCGCCGTCCTGATGGTCGTGGAAATACCGCTCTGGTTTGCGCCCAGCTTTTATAAAATCGATCTGAGCGAGCTTCCCGTTTTGATCGGCAGTTTTGCCATGGGCCCTTTTGCCGGCGTTGTCATTGAGCTGGTCAAGATATTGCTCTACCTTATCATTCACGGAAGCTCGACGGGCGGAGTCGGCGATATCGCGAACTTTATCATCGGCTGTTCGTTTGTCATTCCCAGCGCATTGATCTACAGACACCATAAGTCGAAGAAAAGCGCGCTGATCGGTATGGCGGTCGGTACGTTTACGCTGATTGTGGCGGGAAGCCTGCTGAACGCTTTTGTGCTGCTGCCGTTTTACGCCAAGGTGTTTAATATGCCGCTGGACGCGCTTGTCGCCATGGGCCACGCGGTCAATCCTTCCATCAACGATCTTACATCCTTTGTCATGCTTGCGGTAGCGCCGTTCAACCTGCTGAAGGGGGTGCTGGTCTCCGCTGTGACCATGCTGACCTATAAGCGTGTCAGCCCGATTCTGCACAACAGAATCGGCAGAAGATAA